The window GCTTGCTTGCAGCATATTGCTTCTACTGATATTTATTTCATGTGTGGTATTATCTTCCAACTGACTAATTCTGCTACTTGATTTTAGAATGCAAGCCCAGCGCATAAACAAAGACTCTGCTTATGAGGGAATGGCTGATGTGTTCAGGAGAACCTTGCAACATGAAGGGTTTAGGGGATTGTACAAGGGAATATTTCCCAATCTCCTTAAAGTAGTTCCCTCTGCGAGTATAACTTACATGGTTTATGAGTCTATGAAGAAGACTTTGGACCTATGATAGAGTTAACACAGTTTGCAATGTTATCCTGATGAAGATGTTGATGAGAGGAATAAGGTCATTCCTACTGATCTAACAAATTTTTATACCGATATAAATCACGGTGCGAGGCATAGCATTAGATTTCTTGAAAGGGCATTATTGGCTTGTCCCTATATATATTTGGGTTGTCCCTATATTAAGCATTATATTCAATGGGACACCATTTGTATTGCAACTCCTCCCATTTGGATGATTTTGATAAAAATATGGTCAGATACGATATTTGAATACTTTTTATTTATCAAGTTTTGTGGCAACAATCGTTAACAACAACCAACATGGATGTTCTGTCATAGAAATAGAATTGGCCACTGAAATGACCGATCTATGGAGCCAAAAAGGGGACTCCAAACAAAACAAATGTTGACCAACTTCTAAAGCCTCTTTTGCTAAACGGTGAGCAACTTTGTTGCCACCCCGTTTCAAAAATCGGCTACTAATTCTAGACTAAGATCCTCGTAAACTACCTTGCAAAGTGTTAATAATGGAAAGAGCATCACCTTCAACTTCAATTTCATTTGGGTTCCACTAGTCCTCAGTTGGTTCGGTTGGCAACTAGCTAGCTAGCTAGCTAGGGCGGGATGGGAAAGAAAAGAGAGAGGGCGAGAATTATATCAGAATGGCATTAGATGCTCTGTTCTCCATATTCGATCAAACATGATGTACGAATTGCTGGGGGGTTGATCTATTTAATTAGTGGGACATATATAATTCATTTCCTCTCGATCAACATATACCTGTATATATTAGCTAGCTTCCGGCCTCGTAATTGATCGATCATCGATGTACTTTACTTGAGAGCTATAAGATCAACTGCTTATTTGGTCTCGATTTGTTAGTTACCTAGCTTGCATTGTTATGTATGAAAGCCGCAGCTTCTTCTGCTTAATCTCCTCAAGATCCATAGGAAACAACTGTATGTGCGTTCATAATCATTCTTCAATCCCGGCCCCAAAACTTGCTAATTTAGTAAGATAGCAATAATTAAGAAACACAAACATTATTGTTATATAATTTTCTTTCTGGTTTGTTTAAGGATTGCTTTTGTAGCCTAGAAATTAAGAAGGTCGATCATCAATCTGATCATGTCATCTGTGCTAGCAAGAACAGGACGACGTCGCCAACGTTATGAGAACAACTTACGCCTTGTTTCTGGGTATATAGTTACATGCCCTTGGTAATCTCTTCAATTTACAATACACTTTCAGGTTTTCCCTAATTAGTTTGTGATAATCTCGTTGATTTCTTTTCGAGCTTTCTCTCTTAGTTTGATGCATGTGAAATTTTTGGCAGAACTTATTGATGCATGCATATAGTGTTTGTTTTTTCTGTTGGCGCTGCTGAATTTACTTATTGACAAACGTTCCATCCCTTCTCTCTAGCTCATTCATTGGCATGCATCACACTTTTCTCGATCAATTACTCTCGAGTTTAATATGGATTATAGAATGTCTCTGGCTAGTAATCTTTTGCTACGTACTAAGCTGTAGATAGTTACTTGCTGCTCATATATATATGAGTGTCGATATGTATGTTTATACAACAGATGTATCCCTTACCGGATAACAGAAGACATGAATGATGAGGATCATAGCAGCAGCAGCCACATTGAAAACAAGATACAGGTTCTCATGGTTTCTTCACCTGACCGCGACGACCTAGTGTTTCCAAAAGTATATATCTGAATGAATTTGTTTCCAATATATAAACTCAAATATGTTTAGCATGAATCAGTTTAATCAAAAAAATATGTATATATACGCTGCTTGTAGGGTGGGTGGGAGGATGATGAGACTGTTTTAGAAGCTGCTAGTCGTGAAGCCTTCGAGGAAGCAGGGGTGAAAGGAACACTAAGAGTATGCATATATATTGTCTTAAATATCTCCTACTTAATTAGCTATCGAAAAAAGAAAAATTGCTTAATTTTTTTTTGGATTAAATTCAGTTTGCCCTCTCGTACTGTCCCATATTTATTTTTTTAATAACGTTGGTCATTGTACTCTCAAACAGTCAAACATCATCAACTAAGTCCAAAATTTTAATATGGCTTCAAAAATAATATTATTCATGGGGATCCACATTTAAGCTTTTTAACCTACAAATAGGGCAAATAAACATTCTAATGATGAAAAAAAAGTCATTTTTCAAGGACCAAACTTACCCATTTTTGCACTAAAATTCAAATTTTGGACTTAGATGATGTCATTTGAGAGTACAAGGACCAACGTTATTAAAAAAAAAAAGATATGAGACTAAATTGATTATTGACTTAAAGTATGAGGGGACAAACTGAATTTAATCTTTTTTTTTTCACTTGGCGTTAGATTATGATCGAATTCGTGTGATATGATGATGACAGGAAACTCCTCTGGGAGTTTGGGAGTTCAGAAGCAAAAGTAGGCAGAAGATGTGCAGCCTGGAAGGAGGATGCAAAGGCTACATGTTTGCATTACAAGTAACCCAAGAGCTTGACACATGGCCAGAGCAGCAAAACCGTGCTAGAGAATGGGTACATGCAGTTTGAACTTTCTTGAGA of the Fragaria vesca subsp. vesca linkage group LG6, FraVesHawaii_1.0, whole genome shotgun sequence genome contains:
- the LOC101312184 gene encoding nudix hydrolase 13, mitochondrial-like, with the protein product MSSVLARTGRRRQRYENNLRLVSGCIPYRITEDMNDEDHSSSSHIENKIQVLMVSSPDRDDLVFPKGGWEDDETVLEAASREAFEEAGVKGTLRETPLGVWEFRSKSRQKMCSLEGGCKGYMFALQVTQELDTWPEQQNRAREWLSTKDAFRVCRYEWMRRALEQFLRVMASSSDTKDDDGAVGNNAVVVPADEVVVDHDQIMNQMTADLLGETSDDHEHTIGDLTEEPEPCSPRPAMTSTPSTLLRSPLSSSNVRS